The following nucleotide sequence is from Podospora bellae-mahoneyi strain CBS 112042 chromosome 1 map unlocalized CBS112042p_1, whole genome shotgun sequence.
TAGTCGAACCAGccgcaccccctcccgcgTTCTCCCCCCCGAACTTTGGTCCTGCTAATTGCAGGAGCACAAGACAAGCAAACAGAGAACTCGGGACAGCTCAGCGGCCAAACCGGGaactcccacccccagccaccaccatctcaacCCGCCAAACGAGACAGTCCAGCCAGCAGCCCACGttgtcatcctcctccgcttcccACGCCCCCCTCCGCGCTACAGCAGGGCAACCAAGACAAGCAACCCGTGGCAATCAAAAGGGAAAAACAAGGCGGAGAGTAGAGGtagaagacgaggacgaggacgagaaggggCAGGGGAACGGTGTTGAGTAATCTACACCCTTTCCTATTGCCAGCAGCTGTTGGTGTCTTCATGACTACTTAGCAGCACCACAGAAAAAGGACGGATCAAAGACTCAGGGGCTGACAAACCGGGGCATTGAATGTTTACTGTTGTGTGTTTCTGTtaaggggggggtggaggggggaggagttttCTTGGTATTATCTTTCCCCATGGCGATGGATTGATTCATCTTGTTCTGTCTTGTTCGGATATATGcttttttgttgcttttATTGAGGACAACACAAGACGGGGTGGGTTTTTGTCCTATTctgcacacacacaaaaaaagaaaaagggaaggCGTAATACTGCGGTGGTTTTATtgaggggatgatgagggtcGATGAGGACGACAAAGTGgagagtttttttttcttttcttctggcCGAGAAACCCTGTCATCATTGTTGAGGTAGGTATCGTTATCACCATCTTAGATAGGGATTATACCAAGTGTAGGAAAATCGACTGCAGCAGAAGAATGCGACGAGCAGTTCTATACCTTGGTTGTTTTCGGGAATTTATTGTCGTGgacctgttgctgttgacaTGATTGATGTCAAGTGTTGCTGTCTCCAAGTCAACAAAGAGACAGAAAACACAGCGATCGCCTCACACCTGTAAGCAATGGCTCTCATATCACAGTATCGACCCCCCTGCCCAACCGAGTCAACCAAAATGTCACTATCAGAAACGGTCCCAGCCCTGTCAGCTGCTTGCCAAAATCCCCTCTGTATTCCCATTACCTATTTCCCACACATTACAATAATATCCTAGATTTTCCCCATGTCGTACACAACATAAATACCCCCTTGCAATAAACACAAAACTAAAATGCCCTAGTTGATATCCCACTATTAAATGTCAATATATATCCCACTTATCATACCCAATCTTTATGCCTAGCCTTGGCCAGCAGCTCATACATGGCCCTATCCTGCTTTTTGTTGCTCGTGATCGACGATATGGTAGTGCCTTGGTCGGAATCGCTCTTCTCGCAGCTCCCTCCGAGCGTACGCGTGCTCTTCTCCGGCGGCCCCTGTTGGGCTGGGAGAGTGAGAATGCTCCTATCGTTACGGTTATCATCCGAAAGGTCCATGTGACGTCTTCTCTGTTCAGCCACTGGCGACGGCTGCCGGTCAGGAGAAGAGCGATGGAGGTTGGTACCCACCCTCGCGCTGTCTTCAAGATCGCTGGAGTGGCGGAGGTTTTTGAACAAATGCCTCAGCATTGGGATCGAGGCTGCCTTGATGGTGCAGGCAGGCTCGATGAAGCCCCAGAGGACGAGTGGAAGGGAGTTGTCTGCGGGATGTGGGTTAGTcaatgttgttgttattgggggggaggggaaagcaACGCGGTCTCACAGCTAAAATCGTTTTCCTCCAGAACCTTTACGGTTGTTAATCTGAGAAAGATGTTAGTCTCTCGGTGGGAGATAAGAGCAGTATGTGACGAAATAGACTTACTTGACAATGCAAGTGATGCCGGCAAAGATACCCATCGACATGGCAATGGCGACCCCAATCTTCTCTCTGTTGTACATATTATATCGCAAAAGAAGTCTCCAGGGGAGTAGGGCAAGCGCAAAATCACAAAACGCCGAACATGCTGGAAACATAAACAGGTTAGGTCGCTGGCTGAACAATAAGACTGGGGTTCTGTAGGAGTGGTGGCCTACATCCGACAAAAATGCTAAAGTTGATGGTAAACTTGACCGGCCAGCATTCCCCCGCTATCTCCGGGCGGTATGTCTTCTCCACGGGGTCACACGAAACCCAAAAGAAGATGGCGCTCAAGTAgtgggtgatgttgagaagggcGAGTAGCCCGTAGATGGTCCATCGCATCCAGGTGTTCGGGCCACACAGCCGCAACAGTGTAATGGCAAAAGAGGTTTTGCTGCAGGCCACTGAGATAACTGATGAAAAACCGGATATATTGCTAATGATCCAGAAGACGGAAAAGTTCTCTGGCGGGATCTGGGGAGCCCGCAGACCGAAGCCCAGGAGGACATTGGTGGAAGTAGTACAGCAACTCAACAAGAGCATAATCTTCACAAACACAAATCAGCTCATGGAACGGCGGTGTGACGGGCAAAGAAAAATATTTCCATACCCatgagaagatgatgaaatAGTCATCCCACCATAGTGCTCTTCGTCGAAAGGTTTTGCTGTATATCCGTAGGGCGAGGAATATTCCGGCGACTCCCGTGAGCGGCCAGAGTACTGTGTAAATCGTGATACCCTTTGGGTTCTCTGACAGAGGGACCTTGGTGACCATGGCGGGTGTGTACTGCGAAGCCGGCAGCCAGGCGCAGTCCAGAGGTTTAGCCGGGCCGGAGCCAAACCCGGCGGCGAGAGGGCGTGGATGGGACGATTATGGACTATGGTCTCTCTGTATCGCCCGGATCATGTCGTCTCTCCTGTCTAGTACCGCGTATCTATGTGGTGGTCTTGTAGTCGTGATTCGTTCCTCATTGGCAGCTCATCGCAGTCCCAGCTCGGTGGCTGTGTGATCCCTCCAGAAAGTTGCAATTGCGACTTTGCAGAATGACGAGCGGATGGTTCATGGAGGACCCTGGATCTGGGGGAAGCAAGCGGGGACCGCCAGATTTAGTACCTGccaggggtgggtggtgtctCCGAGGGAAACGCGATCGAGTTGCCCAGGCTAGCCAGCCAGCACTTGCAGGTCCACTGGAGGTCTGGCAGCTGCAGAAGACAAACCTGGGCTAGAGCGGCTCACCGGCTTGAACGGGGTCCCTCCCACACGACCTACACGCGACATGCCAAATCGGAAGCAGCCGCGGTCCATCTTTTGTGCTTGGGGCGCTGGGTTGGTGACAGTTTGAACACCCCACATCCGTGGCTGACATGCATTGTCAACCAGCAGAAGGGACAATTGCAATTGCTGCGCGGTGCGGGTTGTCGTCAGGGTCTGGCGTAGCATTTGCGATGTCGATTTCGTCGGCCCGACAGTCTGGGTCGCAAGCGATCAACATGGGAACACCGAGCAAGGCTTCAAACCACATGGGACGCCAAGGACGCCCCCCGTCCAGTGCCTCTTAGTGCACCCTCCATACCACCACTGCGTGCTGCGTATGGTGAGCACTGCGTAAC
It contains:
- a CDS encoding uncharacterized protein (EggNog:ENOG503PQDQ), translating into MFPACSAFCDFALALLPWRLLLRYNMYNREKIGVAIAMSMGIFAGITCIVKLTTVKVLEENDFSYNSLPLVLWGFIEPACTIKAASIPMLRHLFKNLRHSSDLEDSARVGTNLHRSSPDRQPSPVAEQRRRHMDLSDDNRNDRSILTLPAQQGPPEKSTRTLGGSCEKSDSDQGTTISSITSNKKQDRAMYELLAKARHKDWV